The Oculatellaceae cyanobacterium genome contains a region encoding:
- a CDS encoding S9 family peptidase produces MQSATVDQVALPPLIPREILFGNPERANPQLSPDGKYLAYIAPDENNVLQVWLRTVGQEDDRKLTADQKRGIRMYFWTYEGEQLIYLQDADGDENFHLYSVNIQSNIVRDLTPFQGVKAQPVDLDPSFPDQVLVGMNLKNPQIFDVYRINLKNGAVEFDTENPGNIVAWTADAEFKIRAAIAATPDGGSDLLYRKTTDQEWETFLHWGADDQGYAVSFSEDGKTLYIAGSHNVNAQRLIALDLATSQETVIAEDPQYDVGSILMHPIKRVIQAVSFYKDKQQWEILDQSIAADFEAIAKVRPGEFGINSRDLADQNWLVAYLSDHDPVYYYAYNRETQTSTLLFSNQPKLEKLALANMQPISYPARDGLTIYGYLTTPAGIPSKNLPTVLLVHGGPWARDTWGYSPIVQWLANRGYAVLQVNFRGSTGYGKDFLNAGNREWAGNMHNDLIDAVNWLVEQGISDPQKIAIMGGSYGGYATLVGLTFTPDVFAAGVDIVGPSNLITLMQSIPPYWEPLKANFYHRVGNLETEEEFLKSRSPLFYSDQIKKPLLIGQGANDPRVKQAESEQIVDAMHKAGKPVEYVVYTDEGHGFARPENRLHFYAIAEEFLAKYLGGRFEPVGDLHGHSGVIK; encoded by the coding sequence ATGCAGTCTGCAACCGTTGATCAAGTAGCCCTACCGCCACTAATTCCCCGCGAAATTCTCTTTGGTAACCCAGAAAGAGCAAATCCGCAGTTATCACCGGATGGTAAGTATTTAGCCTATATCGCACCGGATGAAAATAATGTTTTGCAAGTATGGCTACGCACCGTTGGACAAGAAGATGACCGCAAGCTGACAGCAGATCAAAAGCGTGGCATCCGAATGTATTTTTGGACGTATGAAGGGGAACAACTAATTTACTTACAAGATGCAGACGGGGATGAAAATTTTCATCTGTACTCAGTCAATATTCAGTCTAATATTGTCCGTGACCTCACACCATTTCAAGGGGTGAAGGCGCAGCCAGTGGATCTCGACCCCAGCTTTCCAGATCAAGTTTTAGTGGGGATGAACTTAAAAAATCCTCAAATTTTTGATGTTTACCGAATCAACCTGAAAAATGGTGCAGTTGAGTTTGATACAGAAAACCCAGGCAATATAGTTGCTTGGACTGCTGATGCAGAGTTTAAAATTAGGGCAGCGATCGCAGCTACTCCTGACGGTGGTTCTGATCTGTTATATAGAAAAACAACCGATCAAGAATGGGAAACTTTCTTACACTGGGGCGCTGACGATCAAGGATATGCAGTCAGCTTTTCAGAAGATGGCAAAACTCTTTATATAGCTGGCAGTCATAACGTTAATGCCCAACGTTTAATTGCACTCGATCTCGCTACCAGTCAAGAAACTGTAATTGCAGAAGATCCCCAGTATGACGTTGGTAGCATTTTGATGCACCCAATTAAACGAGTAATTCAGGCGGTTTCTTTTTATAAAGACAAACAGCAGTGGGAAATACTAGACCAAAGTATTGCGGCTGATTTTGAAGCTATTGCTAAGGTGCGTCCGGGTGAGTTTGGCATCAACAGCCGTGACTTAGCGGATCAAAATTGGCTAGTAGCTTACTTAAGTGATCATGACCCCGTTTACTACTACGCCTACAACCGAGAAACTCAAACCAGTACTTTGCTATTTAGCAACCAACCCAAGCTAGAAAAGCTAGCACTGGCAAATATGCAACCAATTTCCTACCCAGCGCGAGACGGGTTAACAATTTATGGGTATTTGACAACACCAGCTGGTATTCCTAGTAAAAACTTACCTACAGTTCTACTTGTTCATGGAGGCCCCTGGGCGCGGGATACTTGGGGGTATAGTCCAATTGTGCAATGGCTAGCAAATCGTGGCTATGCTGTGCTGCAAGTTAATTTTCGTGGTTCTACTGGTTATGGGAAAGATTTTCTCAATGCTGGTAATCGCGAGTGGGCTGGCAATATGCACAATGATTTAATTGATGCTGTCAATTGGTTGGTAGAACAAGGAATTTCTGATCCACAAAAGATTGCGATTATGGGCGGTTCTTATGGTGGTTATGCCACGCTGGTAGGGTTAACTTTCACTCCAGATGTGTTTGCGGCTGGGGTAGATATTGTTGGGCCAAGTAATTTAATCACTTTGATGCAAAGTATTCCGCCTTATTGGGAACCATTGAAAGCCAACTTTTACCATCGGGTAGGAAATTTGGAAACGGAAGAAGAATTCTTGAAGTCGCGATCGCCTTTATTTTATAGCGATCAAATCAAAAAACCTTTGTTGATTGGACAAGGAGCTAATGATCCACGAGTGAAGCAGGCGGAAAGTGAGCAAATTGTCGATGCAATGCACAAAGCTGGTAAGCCAGTGGAATATGTAGTTTATACCGACGAAGGACACGGCTTTGCTCGTCCAGAAAATCGGCTACATTTTTATGCGATCGCTGAAGAGTTTCTAGCCAAGTATTTAGGTGGTCGATTTGAACCTGTAGGAGATCTTCATGGGCATTCTGGCGTAATTAAATAA
- a CDS encoding nucleoside-diphosphate sugar epimerase/dehydratase — translation MTYNLVNDLAIKLQTVPVALSRKHKRLVLILIDLILFVGSIYSAFGFRLGFGSVQSIIWGSWWLISLLILIKISVFIGMGIYRRVLRYTGTEFILMAIKAVLLSSSALVVLAYFIQSKQLPRSVLLNDALLTLLLVVGVRLWMRSIVYNLNSLANSGKSQERIIIYGAGATGSQLAQSLAQNHNYRLIAFVDDNRNLHHHIVQGLTVYSPALLPKLVEHKDCSTILLAMPSIDGRKKQQILNSLQSLRVQVKTVPSITEILSGNVSISKIRNVDIADLLGREQVAPNQELLQMDVTGKTVLVTGAGGSIGSELCRQIAKQKPNCLVLFELNEFALYSIEMELSETYPMLKRVACLGSINDSDYLTGTLKKHRVNTVYHAAAYKHVPLVEANPSPGILNNVLGTLTVARCASESGVNKFVLISTDKAVRPTNVMGATKRVAELILQAMAQQGNTTTCFTMVRFGNVLGSSGSVVPRFRQQIAEGQAITVTHPHMTRYFMSIPEAASLVIQAGAMAKGGEVFLLDMGEAVRIYDLALQMIRLSGLEVGKDIEIEFSGLRPGEKIYEELLIDTANAQPTKHPKIFSANEPVTKWEVLKPRLDALLFHAQCHNYGSMLSELKNIVPEYQPQKQLGSEGEKFVQVN, via the coding sequence ATGACTTATAACTTAGTAAATGACTTAGCTATAAAGTTGCAAACTGTACCTGTTGCACTATCTAGAAAACATAAACGGTTGGTACTAATTTTAATAGATTTAATCTTATTTGTAGGATCTATATACAGTGCTTTTGGATTTCGTTTGGGATTTGGATCAGTACAGAGCATAATTTGGGGTTCCTGGTGGTTAATTAGTTTACTGATTTTAATTAAAATCAGTGTTTTTATCGGGATGGGTATCTACCGCAGAGTTCTACGCTACACAGGTACAGAGTTTATATTGATGGCTATTAAAGCAGTACTACTTAGCTCTAGCGCGTTAGTAGTGTTAGCTTATTTTATTCAATCTAAACAACTGCCACGCTCAGTCCTACTCAACGATGCGTTGTTAACTTTGCTATTAGTAGTTGGGGTTAGACTATGGATGCGCTCAATAGTTTATAATCTTAATTCTTTAGCGAATTCAGGTAAATCTCAGGAAAGAATCATTATTTATGGTGCAGGTGCAACTGGTTCTCAACTAGCTCAATCATTGGCTCAAAACCATAACTATCGGTTAATAGCTTTTGTAGATGACAACCGAAATCTACATCACCATATAGTTCAAGGATTGACAGTTTACTCTCCAGCATTATTACCCAAATTGGTAGAACATAAAGACTGTTCCACAATTTTATTGGCAATGCCATCTATAGATGGTCGCAAAAAACAACAAATATTAAATTCCTTGCAATCTTTACGTGTGCAGGTGAAAACCGTACCAAGTATTACTGAAATTTTGTCAGGCAATGTATCTATTAGTAAAATTCGCAATGTTGATATTGCAGATCTTTTAGGTAGAGAGCAAGTTGCACCTAATCAAGAATTACTGCAAATGGATGTTACTGGTAAAACCGTGCTAGTAACAGGTGCTGGTGGCTCTATCGGCTCTGAGCTATGCCGTCAGATTGCTAAACAGAAACCTAACTGCTTGGTATTGTTCGAGCTAAATGAGTTTGCGTTGTACAGCATTGAAATGGAATTATCTGAAACTTATCCCATGCTCAAACGAGTAGCTTGCTTAGGTTCTATCAACGATTCAGATTATTTAACAGGCACTTTAAAAAAACATCGTGTAAATACGGTTTATCATGCAGCAGCTTATAAACACGTACCTTTGGTAGAAGCAAATCCATCGCCAGGAATTTTGAATAATGTTTTAGGAACTTTAACTGTAGCTCGTTGCGCCAGTGAATCTGGTGTGAACAAGTTTGTGTTAATTTCTACAGATAAGGCAGTTCGCCCTACTAATGTTATGGGAGCCACGAAACGGGTAGCAGAACTAATTTTGCAGGCTATGGCTCAACAAGGAAACACTACGACTTGCTTCACAATGGTGCGATTTGGCAATGTTTTAGGCAGTAGTGGTTCTGTTGTGCCTCGGTTTCGACAACAGATTGCTGAAGGTCAGGCAATAACAGTCACTCATCCTCATATGACTCGTTATTTTATGTCAATTCCTGAAGCTGCGTCTTTGGTTATCCAAGCAGGAGCAATGGCCAAAGGTGGTGAAGTTTTCTTATTAGATATGGGTGAAGCAGTACGGATTTATGATCTTGCTCTGCAAATGATTCGGTTAAGTGGTTTAGAGGTTGGTAAGGATATTGAGATTGAATTTAGTGGTTTAAGACCAGGAGAAAAAATATATGAGGAATTGTTGATTGATACTGCGAATGCTCAACCAACAAAGCATCCTAAAATTTTCTCTGCCAATGAACCAGTGACTAAGTGGGAAGTTTTAAAACCGCGCTTAGATGCACTATTATTTCATGCTCAATGCCATAATTATGGCAGTATGCTTTCAGAATTAAAGAATATTGTGCCAGAGTATCAACCTCAGAAACAATTAGGTAGTGAAGGCGAAAAATTTGTACAGGTAAATTGA
- a CDS encoding inositol monophosphatase family protein, with amino-acid sequence MGELKYLSEQRYEGLDEISAIARSIAWGASDILRSFYRGEPSTGKLDIQEKTGGPVTAADLAVNSYIVEKLQASLGVEDFGYLTEETYQSQTSLPIDNSWVWIIDPLDGTRDFIDKTGEYAIHIALVHQGRPVLAVVAWPEAEKLFYAIKDGGTFEETRDGSTNQVQVSDRNSLADLTLVVSRTHRDQRFNQLLQQLPCQNQRAVGSVGCKVATIVEQKADIYISISGKSAPKDWDMAAPELILTEAGGKFTHVDGQPLKYNQGDVNQWGCLIASNGHCHEDLCERIQQILAQIDQNA; translated from the coding sequence GTGGGCGAATTAAAATACTTAAGTGAACAAAGGTACGAGGGCTTAGATGAGATTAGTGCGATCGCTCGATCTATTGCTTGGGGTGCATCAGATATTCTCCGGTCTTTCTATCGCGGTGAACCAAGCACAGGTAAGCTAGATATCCAAGAAAAGACAGGTGGGCCTGTCACTGCGGCAGATCTCGCAGTTAATAGTTACATTGTAGAAAAGTTACAAGCGTCTTTAGGTGTCGAAGACTTTGGTTATTTAACGGAAGAAACATATCAATCTCAGACATCGCTACCTATAGATAACTCTTGGGTATGGATAATTGACCCCCTTGATGGCACAAGAGATTTTATCGACAAAACTGGTGAATATGCTATTCATATTGCATTAGTACATCAAGGTAGACCAGTTTTAGCAGTAGTTGCATGGCCGGAAGCGGAAAAATTGTTTTATGCCATCAAAGATGGTGGCACATTTGAAGAAACTCGCGACGGTTCTACAAATCAAGTGCAAGTATCCGATCGCAATTCTCTTGCAGATTTAACTTTAGTTGTTAGCCGCACCCATCGAGATCAACGCTTCAACCAATTATTACAACAACTACCTTGCCAAAATCAACGCGCTGTTGGCAGTGTCGGCTGTAAAGTTGCCACAATTGTAGAGCAAAAAGCAGATATCTATATTTCAATTTCTGGTAAGTCTGCACCTAAAGACTGGGATATGGCAGCACCAGAATTAATTTTGACCGAAGCTGGTGGTAAATTTACCCATGTAGATGGTCAGCCATTAAAGTATAACCAAGGCGATGTTAATCAATGGGGTTGCTTGATTGCCAGCAACGGTCATTGTCATGAGGATTTGTGCGAGCGCATCCAACAGATTTTAGCCCAAATAGATCAAAATGCTTAG
- the rsmI gene encoding 16S rRNA (cytidine(1402)-2'-O)-methyltransferase codes for MNADKLQQQSIKRGLLYVVGTPIGNLEDMTFRAVRILQTVDLIAAEDTRHTGKLLHHFQVTTPQISYHEHNQQQRIPELVEKMKQGLAIALVTDAGMPGISDPGYYLVKACIEAGVSVVPLPGATAVITALSAAGLPTDRFVFEGFLPPKGQERRDRLESLVSENRTIILYEAPHRVRQTLQDLAEAMGEARQIVLARELTKLHEEFWRGTITEAIAHYAQREPQGEFTILVAGTQFIAPALSETALKAELQRLLKEGLSRSQASRQLAKATSLSRREIYQLALEIPDFS; via the coding sequence ATGAACGCAGATAAACTACAACAGCAATCAATCAAAAGAGGTTTACTGTATGTGGTAGGGACACCAATTGGTAATTTAGAAGATATGACTTTTCGGGCAGTGCGGATCTTGCAAACAGTGGATTTAATTGCTGCGGAAGATACGCGCCATACAGGAAAATTATTGCATCATTTTCAAGTTACAACTCCCCAAATTAGCTATCACGAACATAATCAACAGCAGCGTATTCCTGAGCTAGTGGAAAAAATGAAGCAAGGATTAGCGATCGCGCTGGTTACAGATGCCGGAATGCCAGGAATTTCTGACCCAGGATATTATTTAGTTAAAGCTTGTATTGAGGCTGGGGTGTCAGTTGTACCACTTCCTGGTGCTACTGCGGTAATTACGGCGCTCAGCGCTGCGGGACTACCTACAGATCGATTTGTATTTGAAGGATTTTTACCGCCTAAAGGACAAGAACGGCGCGATCGCTTAGAATCTCTTGTTAGTGAAAACCGCACGATCATTTTATATGAAGCTCCACACCGAGTGCGCCAAACTCTGCAAGACTTAGCTGAGGCAATGGGAGAAGCGCGACAGATTGTGTTAGCAAGAGAGTTAACCAAGTTGCATGAGGAGTTTTGGCGAGGAACTATTACAGAAGCGATCGCTCACTACGCTCAACGTGAACCTCAAGGAGAATTTACTATATTAGTTGCTGGTACACAGTTTATAGCTCCCGCGCTATCTGAAACAGCACTAAAAGCCGAGTTACAACGGTTGCTGAAGGAGGGATTATCGCGATCGCAAGCTAGCCGTCAGTTAGCTAAAGCAACTTCCCTCTCCCGCCGTGAGATCTACCAATTAGCTTTGGAAATTCCTGATTTCAGCTAA
- a CDS encoding DUF1816 domain-containing protein, whose product MKLLDLIRNIIPTLLNFRNKPWWIKITTEQPQCIYYFGPFENEQEAQNYCPGYIEDIKSEQSQGIKVAIKPCNPELLTIDIQDDLVFSQSLAVSKLN is encoded by the coding sequence ATGAAGCTATTAGATTTGATTAGAAATATTATTCCAACCTTGTTAAATTTCAGAAATAAGCCGTGGTGGATAAAAATTACTACGGAACAGCCCCAATGTATTTATTATTTTGGGCCTTTTGAGAATGAGCAAGAAGCTCAAAATTATTGTCCAGGCTATATTGAAGATATTAAAAGTGAGCAATCGCAGGGAATAAAAGTTGCTATCAAACCCTGTAACCCAGAGTTACTAACTATTGATATCCAAGATGATTTGGTATTTAGCCAAAGTTTAGCTGTGTCTAAACTAAATTGA
- a CDS encoding sugar kinase, whose amino-acid sequence MAKKGLFVGLVTLDFVYLAKDAPSNNEKVVALDYTVTAGGPATNAAVAFSHLGNQATLLGVVGNHPITHLIKADLGNYQIAIADLDPNQSEPPPVSSIIITKDTGDRAVISLNATKAQIPIERIPADILQGVDIVLVDGHQMAIGCAIAQIAQTQNIPVVLDGGSWKPGIEKLLPFVDYAICSSNFHPPNCHLPEDVIAYLSAVGITQIAITQGEKPIQYFTTGKSGYLEVPKISVVDTLGAGDIFHGAFCHYILEQNLSDASRAAANIAAHSCQFFGTRRWMNS is encoded by the coding sequence ATGGCAAAAAAGGGGTTATTTGTCGGTTTAGTCACTTTAGACTTCGTATATTTAGCCAAAGATGCTCCTAGTAATAACGAAAAGGTAGTCGCGCTGGACTATACAGTAACAGCAGGGGGGCCTGCAACAAATGCCGCAGTAGCATTCAGTCACCTGGGAAATCAAGCAACTTTGTTAGGGGTGGTGGGAAATCATCCAATTACACACCTAATCAAGGCAGATTTAGGAAATTATCAGATCGCGATTGCCGATCTCGATCCTAACCAATCAGAGCCACCGCCAGTGTCTTCGATCATAATTACTAAAGATACAGGCGATCGTGCGGTGATATCTCTAAATGCTACAAAAGCCCAAATCCCGATTGAACGCATTCCTGCTGATATTTTGCAGGGAGTTGATATAGTCTTAGTTGATGGACACCAGATGGCAATCGGTTGTGCGATCGCCCAAATTGCCCAAACCCAAAATATTCCAGTAGTGCTTGATGGCGGAAGTTGGAAGCCTGGGATAGAAAAACTTTTGCCTTTCGTTGACTATGCTATTTGTTCATCCAACTTTCATCCCCCCAATTGCCACCTACCAGAAGACGTAATTGCCTATCTCTCTGCTGTCGGCATTACTCAGATTGCTATTACCCAGGGAGAAAAACCTATTCAATATTTCACAACAGGCAAATCTGGCTACTTAGAAGTTCCTAAAATTTCAGTAGTAGATACATTAGGTGCTGGCGACATTTTTCACGGTGCCTTTTGTCACTATATCTTAGAACAAAATTTGAGCGACGCTAGTCGCGCAGCAGCAAATATCGCTGCTCACTCCTGCCAATTTTTTGGCACTCGTAGATGGATGAATAGCTAA
- a CDS encoding Nif11-like leader peptide family natural product precursor yields the protein MVQDSAARFFKAVQQDQALQQNFKAITDPSTFVEMASQRGYNFTVEELEAAISKLSPEEMAAVINPGVGPRRHLLPR from the coding sequence ATGGTACAGGATTCCGCAGCCCGATTTTTTAAAGCTGTACAACAAGATCAAGCATTACAACAAAACTTCAAAGCTATTACAGATCCAAGCACCTTTGTTGAAATGGCTTCACAGCGTGGCTATAATTTCACAGTTGAAGAACTAGAAGCGGCGATCAGCAAACTATCTCCCGAAGAGATGGCGGCTGTAATAAATCCAGGTGTGGGGCCAAGACGGCATCTATTACCCAGATAA
- a CDS encoding methyltransferase domain-containing protein yields MPLQPDQRTKLDDSDDSLFYSSPRFVTHVDEGFIQQLTDLYRDRLKPNTHIFDMMSSWVSHLPEEIKFAHVEGHGLNAEELARNPQLNHYFVQNLNENPKLPLPDQNFDAVVNTVSVQYLQYPEAVFSEIHRILKPGGVAIFSFSNRMFYQKAIQSWREGSEASRVELVKSYFQSVPGFSTPEVIARKSDTPNFLQWLGATGGDPFYAVISYRQA; encoded by the coding sequence ATGCCTTTACAACCAGATCAACGCACCAAGTTAGATGACAGCGACGATTCACTGTTTTACTCCTCGCCACGCTTTGTAACTCACGTAGACGAGGGTTTTATACAACAGTTGACAGATCTCTATCGCGATCGCCTCAAGCCTAACACCCATATTTTCGATATGATGAGTAGCTGGGTTTCCCACCTACCAGAAGAAATAAAATTTGCCCACGTTGAAGGGCATGGTTTAAATGCTGAAGAATTAGCGCGTAATCCTCAGCTAAATCATTACTTTGTGCAAAATCTCAACGAAAACCCTAAATTACCTCTACCCGATCAAAATTTTGATGCCGTTGTCAACACTGTTTCAGTACAATACTTGCAATACCCAGAAGCAGTGTTTTCAGAAATTCATCGGATTCTCAAACCTGGTGGTGTAGCAATTTTCAGCTTTTCCAACCGGATGTTTTATCAAAAAGCTATTCAATCGTGGCGCGAGGGATCAGAAGCTAGTCGTGTCGAACTTGTCAAAAGTTACTTCCAATCAGTACCAGGATTCAGCACACCAGAGGTGATTGCCCGCAAGTCCGACACACCTAATTTTCTTCAGTGGCTAGGCGCTACTGGCGGCGATCCTTTTTATGCAGTCATTAGTTACCGTCAAGCTTGA
- a CDS encoding DUF3574 domain-containing protein has product MTKHLQSIFLASVLVLSPVCPIPITIAQTIEESSSSPPGKVLTKDELYFGLSIPGGGLISDAEWQKFLDDVITSRFKDGLTVVDAYGQYLEHSGKLAKEKSKIVILTYESSAEKNREIEEIICLYKQMFRQESVGRITSTVKASF; this is encoded by the coding sequence ATGACTAAGCATCTTCAAAGTATTTTTCTAGCTAGTGTACTTGTTTTATCTCCTGTTTGCCCGATTCCCATCACTATCGCTCAAACTATAGAAGAATCTAGCAGTAGCCCCCCTGGTAAAGTTCTAACCAAAGATGAATTGTATTTTGGTTTATCTATACCTGGAGGTGGTCTAATTTCTGACGCTGAGTGGCAAAAATTTTTGGATGATGTGATTACGTCTAGGTTTAAAGATGGGTTAACTGTGGTGGATGCTTACGGGCAGTATCTTGAGCATTCTGGAAAGTTAGCTAAAGAAAAAAGCAAGATCGTTATTTTGACTTACGAAAGTAGTGCCGAAAAAAATCGCGAAATTGAGGAAATTATTTGTTTATATAAGCAAATGTTTAGGCAAGAATCTGTTGGTCGGATTACCAGCACAGTAAAAGCTTCTTTTTAA